One Campylobacter pinnipediorum subsp. caledonicus genomic window carries:
- the recR gene encoding recombination mediator RecR has product MKKSLEKFNELVQAFGKLPGVGKKSATRFAYFVSLQDNFSGLQLAQCIEDAVRFTKKCTKCGGLSEDELCDICTDKTRDNSVLMVVESPKDILVFEQNKIFDGCYFVFDELSDYLIERLDKIIKEDDIKEIIFAFTPGLNSDALMLFIEDRLKNSDIKYSKIAQGVPTGVNLENIDMLSLLKAIESRTKV; this is encoded by the coding sequence ATGAAAAAAAGTTTAGAAAAATTTAATGAATTAGTCCAAGCATTTGGAAAACTGCCCGGTGTTGGTAAAAAATCAGCGACAAGGTTTGCATATTTTGTTAGCTTGCAAGATAATTTTTCTGGACTACAATTAGCACAATGTATAGAAGACGCTGTAAGATTTACAAAAAAATGTACAAAATGTGGTGGGCTTAGCGAAGATGAACTCTGTGATATATGTACAGATAAAACAAGGGATAATAGTGTCCTTATGGTAGTTGAAAGCCCAAAAGACATACTTGTTTTTGAACAAAATAAAATTTTTGATGGATGTTATTTTGTATTTGATGAGCTAAGTGATTATCTAATAGAAAGACTTGATAAAATAATAAAAGAAGATGATATAAAAGAGATAATCTTTGCATTTACACCGGGTCTAAACTCAGATGCTTTAATGCTTTTTATAGAAGATAGACTAAAAAATAGTGACATAAAATACTCAAAAATAGCCCAAGGCGTTCCAACTGGTGTAAATCTAGAAAATATAGATATGCTATCTCTGCTTAAAGCAATAGAAAGCCGAACAAAGGTTTAA
- a CDS encoding ArsS family sensor histidine kinase gives MKYSITTKTTIIFAIAFSLVCILLITFSNIEKEHIIEKARDKQINAINYLLALYERANPPQDLSHYFRNFGLIYVDKKQPIEPIFENGELIFSHQTPIGMVKSVYYNNDLYLQIKNTSFEILLKNNETSSINNPLLVSFLISSILLISLYISVLRSLLPLKKLNKDIRKFASGNMEVAICTHGYNEGQKDEIGQVAYEFNNAVCKIRELIQSRQLFLRAIMHELKTPIGKGRIVSEMISNETQKDRLVGVFERLDMLINEFGKVEQLLSKSCSLEYQQCHISLILEQVRDMLMLDNFESRVTCDIKDDVLMKVDFQLFSLALKNLIDNALKYADDKKAILICDSKQIIIKNLGKKLEYDINHYKQAFVRGNINAKNTRGMGLGLYIIEQICNMHKFTLEYKYEDGFHNFCINI, from the coding sequence ATGAAGTATTCTATAACCACGAAAACAACTATTATATTTGCGATAGCATTTTCTTTGGTATGTATACTTTTAATAACTTTTTCAAATATAGAAAAAGAGCACATTATAGAAAAAGCAAGAGATAAACAAATAAATGCTATCAACTACCTATTAGCTCTTTATGAAAGAGCTAATCCTCCACAAGATTTAAGCCATTATTTTAGAAATTTTGGGCTTATCTATGTGGATAAAAAACAGCCGATAGAACCTATATTTGAAAATGGAGAGTTGATATTTTCACATCAAACTCCAATAGGCATGGTAAAATCAGTGTATTACAATAATGATCTTTACTTGCAAATCAAAAACACATCATTTGAAATTTTATTAAAAAACAATGAAACAAGTAGCATAAACAACCCTCTTTTGGTTAGTTTTTTGATATCTTCTATTCTTTTAATTTCTCTTTATATATCAGTATTAAGAAGTCTATTGCCTCTTAAAAAACTAAATAAAGACATAAGAAAATTTGCCTCAGGAAATATGGAAGTAGCGATATGCACTCATGGCTATAATGAAGGGCAAAAAGATGAGATAGGGCAGGTTGCATATGAGTTTAATAATGCTGTTTGTAAGATAAGAGAGCTAATACAATCAAGACAGCTATTTTTAAGAGCTATAATGCACGAGCTAAAAACTCCTATCGGCAAAGGTAGGATAGTGTCTGAAATGATAAGCAACGAAACACAAAAAGATAGACTTGTTGGTGTGTTTGAAAGACTTGATATGCTTATTAATGAATTTGGAAAGGTGGAACAACTCTTATCAAAAAGCTGCTCATTAGAATATCAGCAATGCCACATATCACTTATATTGGAGCAAGTAAGAGATATGCTAATGCTTGATAATTTTGAAAGCAGAGTAACTTGCGATATAAAAGATGATGTTTTAATGAAAGTTGATTTTCAACTCTTTTCACTAGCATTAAAAAATCTAATAGACAATGCACTAAAATATGCAGATGATAAAAAGGCTATTTTAATTTGTGATAGCAAACAAATAATAATCAAAAATCTAGGTAAAAAGCTAGAATACGATATAAATCATTACAAGCAAGCATTTGTAAGAGGAAACATAAATGCAAAAAATACTCGTGGAATGGGACTTGGCCTTTATATAATAGAACAAATTTGCAATATGCATAAATTTACACTTGAATACAAATATGAAGATGGTTTTCATAACTTTTGTATAAACATATAA
- a CDS encoding response regulator transcription factor, which translates to MVNVLMIEDDPEFSQILSEYLENFNIKVTSFEDPYLGLSAGVKNYDLLILDLTLPGIDGLEVCKEIRQKYDIPIIISSARSDISDKVIGLSLGADDYLPKPYDPKEMYARIMSLIRRYKKSHEVVEEAINSVFRIDEKRHEVYFNNEPLVLTPAEYEILTYLIKQHSFSVSREQLVYNCKSLKDKDSKSLDVIIGRLRTKIGDSSKSPKHIFSVRGIGYKLIG; encoded by the coding sequence ATGGTAAATGTTTTAATGATAGAAGATGATCCAGAGTTTTCTCAAATTCTTTCTGAATATTTAGAGAATTTTAATATAAAAGTAACTAGTTTTGAAGATCCTTATCTTGGACTAAGTGCTGGTGTTAAAAACTATGATTTGCTTATATTAGACCTCACACTACCTGGCATAGATGGTCTTGAAGTTTGTAAAGAAATTCGCCAAAAATACGACATACCTATCATAATAAGCTCTGCTCGTTCAGATATAAGCGATAAGGTCATAGGTCTTAGTTTGGGTGCTGATGATTATTTACCAAAACCATACGACCCAAAAGAGATGTATGCAAGGATAATGAGCCTTATTAGAAGATACAAAAAGAGCCATGAAGTGGTAGAAGAAGCTATAAATAGCGTATTTAGAATAGATGAAAAAAGACACGAAGTTTATTTTAACAACGAGCCTTTAGTTTTAACCCCTGCTGAATACGAGATACTAACATATCTTATAAAACAACATAGTTTTTCTGTTTCAAGAGAGCAATTAGTATATAACTGCAAAAGTTTAAAAGACAAAGACTCTAAAAGTCTTGATGTTATAATAGGAAGATTGAGAACAAAAATAGGCGACAGTTCAAAATCTCCAAAACATATATTTTCAGTTCGTGGAATAGGATATAAACTCATAGGATGA
- a CDS encoding ABC-F family ATP-binding cassette domain-containing protein — translation MLEVRGLTQRFASSLLFEDVNLKLNRNNRYGLIGANGAGKSTFLKILSGDIEASSGEIIIENGLRVGVLGQDQFAFEAFSLKDAVLYGNKRLFDAVKEKEKLYMSEEFTDEINNRLSELEMISAEEDPTYEYETRIEKILSSLGLNEFDKLMSELENSDKVKVLLAQVLFPKPDILFLDEPTNNLDIDAIAWLENELNRHEGTLVVISHDRHFLNRVCTHILDVDFKKIREFTGNYDEWYMAANLIAKQSEMERDKKLKEKEELEKFIARFSANASKAKQATSRSKQLEKLNIEEIAVSSRRDPSILFRANREIGNELIEIKNLSKKFDDKVIFENFNFKLEKGDKLAIIGHNGVGKSTLCKIITGELAPDLGNVHIGTTIELGYFAQDTVSKLTSDLKLYEYLQDAQNKDIDEIRKCLGRMLFSGAEQEKAVKSLSGGEKHRVRLAQLMLHKPNLLVMDEPNNHLDLEAIISLGEAFYNFSGSVVCVSHDRELIDAFANRILHLKGNGEIDDFRGTYEEYRQSLGLE, via the coding sequence ATGTTAGAAGTTAGAGGCCTTACACAAAGATTTGCAAGTAGTTTGCTTTTTGAAGATGTAAATTTAAAATTAAACCGTAACAACAGATATGGATTGATTGGAGCAAATGGAGCTGGTAAATCAACTTTTTTAAAAATTTTAAGTGGAGATATAGAGGCTAGTAGTGGAGAAATAATAATAGAAAATGGTCTAAGGGTTGGTGTTTTGGGTCAAGATCAGTTTGCTTTTGAGGCTTTTAGCTTAAAAGATGCTGTTTTGTATGGCAATAAGCGACTTTTTGATGCTGTAAAAGAAAAAGAGAAGCTTTATATGAGTGAAGAATTTACGGATGAGATAAATAATAGACTTAGTGAACTTGAGATGATAAGTGCCGAAGAGGACCCGACTTACGAATATGAAACTAGAATAGAAAAAATACTAAGTTCCCTTGGGCTTAATGAGTTTGATAAGCTTATGAGTGAGCTTGAAAACTCAGATAAGGTAAAGGTTTTGTTAGCTCAGGTTTTATTTCCAAAGCCTGATATATTATTTTTGGATGAGCCAACAAACAACCTTGATATAGATGCTATTGCTTGGCTTGAAAATGAGCTAAATCGTCATGAAGGAACACTTGTTGTTATAAGCCACGATAGACACTTTTTAAATAGAGTTTGCACTCATATACTAGATGTTGATTTTAAAAAGATACGTGAGTTTACCGGCAACTATGATGAGTGGTATATGGCGGCGAATTTAATAGCAAAACAGAGTGAAATGGAAAGAGATAAAAAGCTAAAAGAAAAAGAAGAACTTGAGAAATTTATTGCTCGTTTTAGTGCAAATGCCAGTAAAGCAAAACAGGCTACTAGTCGTTCAAAGCAACTTGAAAAACTAAATATAGAAGAGATCGCTGTTTCTAGCAGAAGAGATCCAAGTATATTGTTTAGAGCAAACAGAGAAATAGGCAATGAGCTTATAGAAATTAAAAATTTAAGCAAAAAATTTGATGATAAAGTTATATTTGAAAATTTTAATTTCAAGTTAGAAAAAGGAGATAAATTGGCTATTATCGGACATAATGGTGTCGGTAAAAGCACATTGTGTAAAATAATTACGGGTGAATTAGCCCCTGATTTAGGCAATGTTCATATTGGAACTACGATAGAGCTTGGATATTTTGCACAAGATACCGTTAGTAAATTAACCTCTGATTTAAAACTATATGAATACCTTCAAGATGCTCAAAATAAAGATATAGATGAGATAAGAAAATGTCTTGGTAGAATGCTTTTTAGTGGTGCCGAACAAGAAAAGGCCGTAAAATCTCTAAGTGGAGGTGAAAAACACAGAGTAAGATTGGCTCAACTTATGTTGCATAAACCAAATTTACTTGTTATGGATGAGCCAAATAACCACCTTGACCTAGAAGCGATTATATCTTTAGGAGAGGCTTTTTATAACTTTTCTGGTAGTGTTGTTTGTGTTAGTCACGACAGAGAACTCATAGATGCATTTGCAAATAGAATTTTACATCTTAAAGGTAATGGCGAGATAGATGATTTTCGTGGAACCTATGAGGAATATAGACAGAGTTTAGGGCTTGAATAA
- the abc-f gene encoding ribosomal protection-like ABC-F family protein, giving the protein MALIDLIEVSKKFGANEILSEISLSINERERVAIIGKNGGGKSTLMKVICGVYDIDAGRVITQNNISVQMLQQAPKFDDSLNVKDAMNLELKEIFDARDEYSKTIALMEKDHDNPDLLAKSEELLKFIDSKDGWDIERKIEQVLEYFSLKEYEDRMINSLSGGEIRRVALGALILKKPDVLLLDEPTNHLDVYMVKFLEDMLKNSKQTIIFISHDRYFIDSIATRSIEIQDGKLSNFNGGYAYYLEKKQEILQSLAKSHETLLKQLKSEEEWLRRGVKARLKRNEGRKERVFAMREEAKKNPGIIKRVKLELERASKSFNQGGIDQNRKKMLFEIKNLGVKIDQKELFDGFNARVLQGERIAIVGKNGSGKSTLLKILLNQIDFNSGEIKRGDVKIGYFDQNRSELDDDKSLIEVFCPNGGDIVQVRGRNMHVYGYLKNFLFPKEFLDKPVGVLSGGEKNRVALALLFTKQYDVLVLDEPTNDLDIATINILEDYLQSFTGAIIFVSHDRYFVDKIANKLWVFKNKKIDVIHTEYSVYLELEDELNQIDDFSKELETEQNNTQKNKTKSVKLSYKQNKILNEYPALIDNLQSEINELNVALSDPAIYQELGINEIYKKLEQKKDELAALEDEYFEVLEILEEMTAD; this is encoded by the coding sequence GTGGCTTTAATAGATTTAATAGAAGTTAGCAAAAAATTTGGCGCAAATGAAATTTTAAGTGAAATTAGTCTTAGCATAAATGAGCGTGAAAGAGTTGCTATTATAGGTAAAAATGGTGGTGGTAAAAGCACTTTGATGAAGGTTATTTGCGGTGTTTATGATATAGATGCTGGTCGTGTCATAACTCAAAACAATATAAGTGTTCAAATGTTGCAACAAGCTCCAAAATTTGATGATAGCCTAAACGTCAAAGATGCTATGAATTTAGAACTTAAAGAAATATTTGATGCGCGAGATGAATACTCTAAGACAATAGCTCTTATGGAAAAAGATCACGATAATCCAGACTTGCTTGCTAAAAGTGAAGAGCTTTTGAAATTTATAGACTCAAAAGATGGTTGGGATATAGAGAGAAAAATAGAGCAGGTTTTGGAGTATTTTAGTCTTAAAGAGTATGAAGATAGAATGATAAATAGCCTAAGTGGTGGCGAGATAAGGCGTGTGGCACTAGGTGCTTTGATACTTAAAAAACCAGATGTTTTGCTTCTTGATGAGCCTACAAACCACCTTGATGTTTATATGGTAAAATTTCTTGAAGATATGTTAAAAAACTCAAAACAGACTATTATATTTATAAGCCACGATAGATATTTTATAGATTCTATTGCTACAAGAAGTATAGAAATTCAAGATGGAAAGCTAAGCAATTTTAACGGTGGTTATGCCTACTATTTAGAAAAAAAACAAGAAATTCTACAAAGCCTTGCTAAATCTCACGAAACGCTTTTAAAGCAATTAAAAAGCGAAGAAGAGTGGCTTAGAAGAGGTGTAAAGGCTAGATTAAAACGAAATGAAGGCAGAAAAGAACGTGTTTTTGCTATGAGAGAAGAGGCTAAGAAAAATCCGGGAATTATCAAAAGAGTAAAACTGGAACTTGAACGAGCCTCAAAAAGTTTTAATCAAGGCGGAATAGATCAAAATAGAAAAAAGATGCTTTTCGAAATAAAAAATTTAGGTGTAAAGATAGATCAAAAAGAGCTTTTTGATGGATTTAATGCGAGAGTTTTGCAAGGTGAAAGAATAGCGATAGTAGGTAAAAATGGTTCAGGTAAAAGCACGCTTTTAAAAATTTTATTAAATCAGATTGATTTTAATAGCGGAGAGATAAAGCGTGGTGATGTTAAGATCGGGTATTTTGATCAAAATAGAAGTGAACTTGACGATGATAAAAGTTTGATTGAGGTTTTTTGTCCAAACGGTGGAGATATAGTTCAAGTAAGAGGGCGAAATATGCACGTTTATGGATATCTCAAAAATTTTTTATTTCCAAAGGAATTTTTAGATAAACCAGTCGGTGTTCTTAGTGGTGGAGAAAAAAATAGAGTAGCTTTGGCTTTGCTCTTTACAAAGCAATATGATGTTTTGGTTTTGGATGAACCGACAAATGACCTTGATATAGCAACTATAAATATATTGGAAGATTATCTTCAAAGTTTTACCGGAGCCATTATTTTTGTTAGTCACGATAGATATTTTGTTGATAAGATAGCAAATAAACTTTGGGTTTTTAAAAATAAAAAAATAGATGTAATTCATACAGAATATAGCGTATATCTTGAACTTGAAGATGAATTAAACCAAATAGATGATTTTTCAAAAGAGCTTGAAACTGAACAAAACAATACACAAAAAAACAAGACAAAAAGTGTAAAGTTAAGCTATAAGCAAAACAAAATTTTAAATGAATATCCAGCTTTGATAGATAATTTACAAAGTGAGATAAATGAGCTAAATGTTGCATTAAGTGACCCAGCTATTTATCAAGAACTTGGTATAAATGAGATATACAAAAAACTGGAACAAAAAAAAGATGAGTTGGCTGCTCTTGAAGATGAGTATTTTGAAGTGCTTGAAATTTTAGAAGAGATGACGGCTGATTGA
- the mfd gene encoding transcription-repair coupling factor, with protein sequence MQARVYEYFLGDNDCELLICEDDKEAKLCADAAEFAGIKSFCLPSLRASFGDDLRSFSSELFELSNTLSKFYKFKEKKLLISPFHTILNPLPIKKHLQEKNINFGDQLDLQEFADELLRFGYESVDIVESKGEFSFRGDIIDLFSVNEDEPYRILLFDNEVESIRYYSPSTQISTKDELESISITPFIASLNKDEFEKTMQNIKNIQTDSIVNDLNSLGFWAIDDFADYTTIYKCKFVKKIDFSDIEADVSKFSGIGIINESRKYKGLEVSLSPDFFELNRNKKIQILAKNESMFNALEISYENVEFIQSPLVVNLVSNDQIIISLNKFDKKARVKKSSLVLDELKINDYVVHEDYGIGQFLGLEKITVLGATREFVTIAYQNQDKLFLPVENLNLIDRYIALNGSVAILDRLGKASFAKLKEKVREKLFIIASKIISIAAKRELINGVVIQKDDLEYINFVQNAGFSYTRDQQNAVDDILTELSSGRVMDRLLVGDVGFGKTEVAMNAIFACVKSGYQALFFVPTTLLSSQHFKSLKDRFDGFGIEVLRLDRFSTTKEKAYVTSALQSEKPLVCVGTHALLSLKASKLGLIVIDEEHKFGVKQKEKLKEIGSNSHILSMSATPIPRSLNMALSKIKTYSTLKTPPSSRLDVRTSVKEFDEKIIKEAIMRELRRAGQVFYIHNHISDIMQTAKFLLDILPKLRILVLHSKINAKTIEEEMIKFENNEYDLLLCTSIVESGIHLPNANTMIVENANKFGIADLHQLRGRVGRSDKQAYCYFLVEDKTTISSDSLKRLVALESNSSLGSGAVLAYHDLEIRGGGNIVGEAQSGHIESIGYSLYLKMLEDEINKLLNNNDEVKRQSVDLKLSVNAYLNPDFIKEDRLRLELYRRLSKCTKSSEVFEISSEIEDRFGKIDTFTKQFLDLIMIKIFALELEYKTISNAGQNIAITTNKDEKIRLKSKSLDDDDILDEILSFLRKTLKERK encoded by the coding sequence ATACAAGCAAGGGTATATGAGTATTTTTTAGGCGATAATGATTGTGAGCTTTTGATATGTGAGGATGACAAAGAAGCTAAGTTGTGTGCCGATGCAGCTGAGTTTGCTGGGATTAAATCCTTTTGTTTGCCTAGTTTAAGGGCTAGTTTTGGAGATGACCTTAGGTCGTTTTCTTCTGAACTTTTTGAGCTTTCAAATACTCTTAGTAAATTTTATAAATTCAAAGAAAAAAAATTACTCATTAGCCCGTTTCATACTATCTTAAATCCACTGCCTATCAAAAAACACCTACAAGAAAAAAATATAAATTTTGGCGACCAACTTGATCTGCAAGAATTTGCCGATGAATTGCTTAGATTTGGATATGAAAGCGTTGATATAGTTGAGAGCAAGGGCGAGTTTAGTTTTCGTGGAGATATTATAGATTTATTTAGTGTAAATGAAGATGAGCCTTATAGAATTTTGCTTTTTGATAATGAGGTTGAAAGCATAAGGTATTATTCCCCATCAACTCAAATAAGCACTAAAGATGAGTTAGAAAGTATAAGTATAACCCCTTTTATAGCCTCTCTTAATAAAGATGAGTTTGAAAAAACCATGCAAAATATAAAAAACATACAGACTGATTCAATAGTTAATGATTTAAACTCACTTGGTTTTTGGGCTATTGATGATTTTGCTGATTATACAACTATATATAAATGCAAGTTTGTTAAAAAGATAGATTTTTCTGATATTGAAGCTGATGTTAGTAAATTTAGTGGTATAGGAATCATAAATGAATCTAGAAAATACAAGGGCTTAGAAGTTAGTTTAAGCCCTGATTTTTTTGAGCTAAATCGAAATAAAAAAATACAAATACTTGCAAAAAATGAAAGTATGTTTAATGCTTTGGAAATTTCTTATGAAAATGTAGAGTTTATTCAAAGTCCACTTGTTGTAAATCTTGTTTCAAATGATCAAATCATTATCTCTTTAAATAAATTTGATAAAAAAGCAAGAGTTAAAAAAAGTAGTTTGGTGCTAGATGAATTAAAAATTAATGATTATGTTGTTCATGAAGATTATGGAATAGGGCAATTTTTAGGGCTTGAAAAGATAACTGTTTTGGGTGCTACAAGAGAGTTTGTAACGATAGCTTACCAAAACCAAGATAAACTTTTTTTACCGGTTGAAAATCTAAATTTAATTGATAGATATATAGCTTTAAATGGTTCGGTTGCTATTTTAGACAGACTCGGTAAGGCTAGCTTTGCAAAACTCAAAGAAAAGGTCAGAGAAAAGCTATTTATTATCGCTTCAAAGATAATATCAATAGCTGCAAAAAGAGAGCTTATAAATGGTGTTGTTATACAAAAAGATGATTTAGAGTATATAAATTTTGTTCAAAATGCCGGTTTTAGCTACACAAGAGATCAACAAAATGCAGTGGATGATATCTTGACTGAACTATCTAGCGGACGAGTAATGGATAGATTGCTTGTTGGAGATGTGGGCTTTGGAAAGACAGAAGTTGCGATGAATGCTATTTTTGCTTGTGTCAAATCAGGATATCAGGCCTTGTTTTTTGTGCCAACGACCCTACTTTCATCTCAACATTTTAAAAGCCTAAAAGATAGATTTGATGGGTTTGGGATAGAGGTTTTAAGACTTGATAGATTTAGCACCACAAAAGAAAAGGCGTATGTAACAAGTGCATTACAGAGTGAAAAACCGCTAGTTTGTGTAGGCACTCACGCACTTTTGAGTTTAAAAGCTTCTAAGCTTGGACTGATTGTGATAGATGAAGAGCATAAATTTGGTGTAAAGCAAAAAGAAAAATTAAAAGAGATAGGCTCAAACTCACATATTTTAAGTATGAGTGCCACTCCTATACCAAGAAGCCTAAATATGGCTCTTTCTAAGATAAAAACATACTCGACTTTAAAAACTCCACCTAGTTCAAGACTCGATGTAAGAACTAGCGTAAAAGAATTTGATGAGAAAATAATAAAAGAAGCCATTATGCGGGAACTTAGACGCGCTGGACAGGTTTTTTATATACACAATCATATATCAGATATTATGCAAACAGCGAAGTTTCTTTTAGATATCTTGCCAAAGCTTAGAATTTTGGTTTTGCATTCTAAAATAAATGCTAAAACGATAGAAGAAGAGATGATAAAGTTTGAAAACAATGAGTATGATTTGTTGCTTTGCACAAGCATCGTTGAAAGCGGTATTCATCTTCCAAATGCAAATACAATGATAGTTGAAAATGCAAATAAATTTGGCATAGCTGATTTACACCAATTAAGAGGTAGGGTCGGTAGAAGCGATAAACAAGCGTATTGCTATTTTTTGGTTGAAGATAAAACTACTATAAGTTCGGATTCGTTAAAAAGACTTGTAGCACTTGAAAGCAATTCAAGTCTTGGTTCCGGTGCTGTTTTGGCATATCACGATTTGGAGATAAGGGGCGGTGGAAATATCGTAGGAGAGGCACAAAGTGGACACATTGAGTCAATAGGCTACTCTCTTTATCTTAAAATGTTAGAAGATGAGATAAACAAACTTTTAAATAACAATGATGAGGTAAAAAGGCAAAGTGTGGATTTAAAGCTTAGCGTAAATGCTTATTTAAATCCTGATTTTATAAAAGAAGATAGGCTTAGATTGGAGCTTTATAGAAGACTTAGCAAATGCACAAAATCATCTGAAGTTTTTGAAATTTCAAGCGAGATAGAAGATAGATTTGGTAAGATTGATACATTTACAAAGCAGTTTTTGGATCTTATTATGATAAAGATTTTTGCACTTGAGCTTGAATATAAAACGATTTCAAATGCTGGTCAAAATATCGCAATTACAACAAATAAAGATGAAAAGATAAGACTAAAATCAAAGAGTTTAGATGACGATGATATATTGGATGAAATTTTATCATTTTTGAGAAAGACATTAAAGGAGCGAAAATGA
- a CDS encoding ATP-binding protein, whose amino-acid sequence MIDWTCDYAAIFKPQKGLVAVKNIDFVNIDSLIGLETQKEQLIKNTKDFLDGNEANHALLWGEMGCGKSSLIKAVFTKFYKDGLRIIELFYDDLKYLSDIIDELRNSSFKFIIFCDDLSFENGSKDYKFLKPLMQGSISKPPKNVLIYATSNRRHLVSEYKSENQQVEILNGEIHYGDFINEKISLSDRFGLWISFYQGSFEDYLKIVDYYFKDIDIDKALLHNTAKSYATLRGSKSGRTAKQFYMSYKDKI is encoded by the coding sequence ATGATTGATTGGACTTGCGACTATGCAGCTATTTTTAAGCCACAAAAAGGGCTAGTGGCGGTTAAGAATATTGATTTTGTAAATATCGACTCTTTAATAGGTCTTGAAACACAAAAAGAACAACTTATCAAAAATACCAAAGATTTTTTAGATGGTAATGAAGCAAATCACGCTTTGTTATGGGGTGAAATGGGGTGTGGCAAATCAAGTCTTATAAAGGCTGTTTTTACTAAATTTTATAAAGATGGGCTTAGGATTATAGAACTTTTTTATGATGATTTAAAATACCTAAGCGACATTATAGATGAACTTAGAAACTCAAGCTTTAAATTTATAATATTTTGTGATGATTTGAGTTTTGAAAATGGCTCAAAGGATTATAAATTTTTAAAACCACTTATGCAAGGAAGCATATCAAAACCACCAAAAAATGTATTGATATATGCCACTTCAAACAGAAGACACTTAGTCAGTGAATATAAAAGTGAAAATCAGCAAGTTGAAATTTTAAATGGTGAGATACATTATGGTGATTTTATAAATGAAAAGATATCTTTGTCTGATCGCTTTGGACTTTGGATAAGCTTTTATCAGGGAAGTTTTGAAGATTATTTAAAGATAGTGGATTATTATTTTAAAGACATTGATATAGATAAAGCTTTGCTTCACAATACAGCAAAATCATATGCTACTTTGCGCGGAAGTAAGAGCGGAAGAACGGCAAAGCAATTTTATATGAGTTATAAGGATAAAATTTGA
- a CDS encoding 3-methyladenine DNA glycosylase, giving the protein MNSTEIFLSLLKQNKRSFQELQWPNSDTFEVVVGAILVQNTTWKNTQKALLNLNNANLLSLNAIANLDIALLADLIKPSGFYNTKAKRLYGLVKSIKKDFDDFENFKQNVTREWLLGIKGIGPETCDAILCYACGRAEMVVDTYALRILNALDYEFESYDEAKEWLGSLDFDKIYKSTELFDELSVFRLYHSLIMEFCKDYSKGKKLDHDVIKLHFGC; this is encoded by the coding sequence TTGAACTCTACAGAAATTTTCTTATCGCTTTTAAAACAAAACAAAAGAAGCTTTCAAGAGCTACAGTGGCCAAATTCAGATACTTTTGAGGTGGTGGTTGGGGCTATTTTGGTTCAAAACACAACTTGGAAAAACACACAAAAAGCACTTTTAAACTTAAACAATGCGAATTTGCTAAGCTTAAATGCAATAGCAAATTTAGATATAGCCTTACTTGCTGATTTGATAAAGCCAAGTGGTTTTTATAATACAAAGGCAAAACGACTTTATGGGCTGGTAAAATCCATAAAAAAAGATTTTGATGATTTTGAAAATTTTAAACAAAATGTTACTAGAGAGTGGCTTTTGGGCATAAAAGGCATAGGTCCTGAAACTTGTGATGCTATACTTTGTTATGCTTGTGGCAGGGCTGAGATGGTTGTTGATACTTATGCTTTGCGTATTTTAAATGCTTTGGATTATGAATTTGAAAGCTATGATGAGGCTAAAGAGTGGCTTGGGAGTTTGGATTTTGATAAAATCTATAAATCAACTGAGCTTTTTGATGAGCTTAGTGTGTTTAGGCTCTATCACTCTTTGATTATGGAATTTTGCAAAGATTATTCAAAAGGTAAAAAATTAGATCATGATGTGATAAAATTACATTTTGGTTGTTAG